The genomic segment CGATTTCCCGACTCGGGCGGACAGCCGCCGCACGCGCGGTTCGCAGGCCAGCGCGCCTCGGAGCATGGCCGGGACGGTCCCCAGCCCGGAGGGGAAGAGCTCCTCGGGCCGCGAGGCGACCGCCTCCGCGAGGCGCGCGAACGCGGTAAGCTGGGTTGTATAGCTCATCGTATTCGCCCACGAATGATCGTGCACGGAGCCGAGAGCGAGCACTTCGTCCGCGATGTCGTTCATGCGCGACTCCGGCAGGCCGCAGAGTCCGCGGGTCGCGGCACCCGAGCGCCGTGCGAGCGCGAGCGCGTCGTTCGTGGTCGAGGTCGAGCCGCTGTGGCTCACGCCGAGGACCGTGCAGTCCCGCGGAAAAGTGAATCCGTGGAGGACGTCGTAGGCATGGACCGCGCGGACGATCGCCGTATCTCCGAGCCCCTCCTGGAGAAGGCGAGCCCCGATCAACGCGGCATGGAAGGAGGTCCCGCACCCCGTGACCACGAGGTTCCTCGCGCGGCCCAGGAAGGCGCGGGCGTCGAGTTCCCGCAGACGGTCCAGCGTCTCCTGGGCGTAGGCGGGTTGGGCGCGGATCATGTCGTGCATGTGGAACGGATGGCGCTTCCTCGGGTTCGGGAACTCGACCATGCGCGGAGGATGACCGTTGGCGTCTTAAACGTCGCCGCGGGAATCACAGGTGGAGGAGGAGTCCCGGTACGCCGAACGCTTGGAGAGCCACGGTCACGAGGAGTGCGAGCATGAAGAGTCCGCCGTAGTCCCGGTTCAGGAGGAACGCGAAGCCGACGAACCAAAGCGGCCACGACTCCTTCGGGTAGCCCTCCGGTGGCCCGGTCGGCTTCGGGGAGCGGAACGCCTTGATGGCCATCCTCGCCCTCGGGAGGCTCAGGAACACGAGCAGGACGAGCCAGGGGAGCCAGCCGACCAGCGCGAGGGGGACGACCAGGGCGTACATGAGGACGAAGATCCCGATCGACGCGGCGCGCGCCCTCCGCTCGCCGAGGAGCACGGGAACCGTGTGGATGCCCTTCTTCGTGTCGTCCTCGATCTTGTCGATGTGCTTTCCGAAGAGCACACCCGTGGTGCCCAGCGCGTACGGGAAGGAGGCGAGGATTACGGGAAGCGTGAGGGTTCCGGTGATGCAGTAGTACGCGCCTCCTACCATGAGGGGACCCCACGTCAGGAAGACCGCGGGCTCCCCGAGTCCGAGGTACTTCAGGGGAAACGGCTTGCCCGCGTACGTCATCATGACGAACCCGCCCAGGAGGGCGAACACGAGGACCCACGGCCCCCGGACCCACGCCAGGTACAGACCGATCGCGACGGGGACGAGCGTCGTGCCCACGGCCCAGGTAAGCAACTGCCTCTCTGTGAACAGCCCCGCGACGAGCGGGTGCGGGCCGTATTGTGCCCGGAAGTAGTTGTCCGTGTCCACGCCCTGCTTGTAGTCCCAGTAGTCGTTGAACAGGTTGCTCGCTCCGTGCGCGACGACCAGGCCCACGGCCACGAGGGCGTAGAGACCCCAGTTGAACTGGCCCGCCAGGGCCGCCAGGAGGCCGCCTAGGGTGGCCGAAAGGAACGTCATCACGAGGACCGCACCCCGTGTGGCGATGAGCCAGCGCGCGAAGGGATCGAGCCGGTTGAACGCGTCCTTCTCGATGCGCGGGATGACCCGGAGTGCGGCGACCCACATCCGCGGATTCACGGTCATGGCCGACCCGTCCGTCGCGGCGATACGACGCGGGCCCATGAAGTTCTAGGGCCACGGGGAGGGATAGCGCCGCCCGATGGGCAGGAACCCGGCATGCGGCCCTCGCGCGGACATCGGAACCCTTTTGCCCCGGGACCCTGCTGAGGCGAGCCCGTGCGCGTGCTCCCGTGGATCCGCGCCTCCCAGGCGATCCTGTTCGAGGCCGCGGTCGTTCCCGCGGTCGTGGGATCGGCCGCGGCCGTGGCGGCGGGCAGCCCCTTCCGGCCGGCGTACCTCGTCCTCATCCTGGTTTCCCTGATCTCCATCCAGGCCGGCGCGAACCTACTCAAGGGCT from the Thermoplasmata archaeon genome contains:
- a CDS encoding SIS domain-containing protein, which produces MVEFPNPRKRHPFHMHDMIRAQPAYAQETLDRLRELDARAFLGRARNLVVTGCGTSFHAALIGARLLQEGLGDTAIVRAVHAYDVLHGFTFPRDCTVLGVSHSGSTSTTNDALALARRSGAATRGLCGLPESRMNDIADEVLALGSVHDHSWANTMSYTTQLTAFARLAEAVASRPEELFPSGLGTVPAMLRGALACEPRVRRLSARVGKSGRVTFLGSGLDEVTALEAALKIRETCSFPASGYHIEQFQHGPFLSLDRRESVIAIRSNDDADREAEILRGIARTGASVSTMGEAPDVDVPIPAVARLLRPIVSIVPLQFVAYYVALARKTNPDIMRSDVPRYRPGLAPLFG
- a CDS encoding prenyltransferase, which produces MGPRRIAATDGSAMTVNPRMWVAALRVIPRIEKDAFNRLDPFARWLIATRGAVLVMTFLSATLGGLLAALAGQFNWGLYALVAVGLVVAHGASNLFNDYWDYKQGVDTDNYFRAQYGPHPLVAGLFTERQLLTWAVGTTLVPVAIGLYLAWVRGPWVLVFALLGGFVMMTYAGKPFPLKYLGLGEPAVFLTWGPLMVGGAYYCITGTLTLPVILASFPYALGTTGVLFGKHIDKIEDDTKKGIHTVPVLLGERRARAASIGIFVLMYALVVPLALVGWLPWLVLLVFLSLPRARMAIKAFRSPKPTGPPEGYPKESWPLWFVGFAFLLNRDYGGLFMLALLVTVALQAFGVPGLLLHL